Proteins from a genomic interval of Staphylococcus debuckii:
- the purC gene encoding phosphoribosylaminoimidazolesuccinocarboxamide synthase, translating to MSLLYEGKAKRIFSTDEDGVLRVEYKDEVTAGNGAKKDHIDGKGRLNNQITSIIFEYLKEHGIQSHFIEQTSETEQLVRSVEIIPLEVVVRNIAAGSITRRLGFDKGHEFETPLVEFFYKNDDLNDPLITDDHVKLLNIANEEEIAKLKKMALEINKALVEMLDSINLRLVDFKIEFGRTKDGDILLADEISPDTCRIWEKDSDTNFDKDVYREDRGSIIDTYQTFLNKLEELK from the coding sequence ATGTCATTATTATATGAAGGAAAAGCAAAACGTATTTTTTCAACAGATGAAGACGGCGTATTACGTGTAGAATATAAAGATGAAGTGACAGCAGGCAATGGTGCGAAAAAAGACCACATCGACGGTAAAGGCCGACTTAACAATCAAATCACTTCAATTATTTTTGAATATCTTAAAGAACACGGTATCCAAAGCCACTTTATAGAACAAACATCCGAAACTGAACAGCTTGTACGTTCAGTAGAAATTATTCCTTTAGAAGTTGTTGTACGTAACATCGCAGCAGGTTCCATTACAAGACGTTTAGGTTTCGATAAAGGACATGAATTCGAAACACCGCTCGTTGAATTCTTCTATAAAAATGATGACTTGAATGATCCGCTTATTACAGATGACCACGTCAAATTATTAAACATTGCAAATGAAGAAGAAATTGCAAAATTGAAAAAAATGGCATTAGAAATTAACAAAGCATTAGTTGAAATGTTAGACAGCATCAATCTTCGTCTCGTTGATTTTAAAATCGAATTCGGCCGTACAAAAGATGGCGATATTTTATTAGCAGATGAAATTTCTCCAGATACTTGCCGTATTTGGGAAAAAGATAGCGATACAAACTTTGATAAAGATGTTTATCGTGAAGATCGCGGTTCAATTATAGACACATACCAAACTTTCTTAAATAAATTGGAGGAACTTAAATAA
- the purS gene encoding phosphoribosylformylglycinamidine synthase subunit PurS, translating to MKTIELHITLQPQVLDTQGQALNRAVHDLGYNQVNDIRVGKLLYFTVDEATDEAVHNIVNTLSEKLFANTVIEEYNYKVVEDDEKENA from the coding sequence ATGAAAACAATCGAATTGCACATCACATTACAACCGCAAGTATTAGATACACAAGGACAAGCACTTAACCGTGCCGTACATGATTTAGGTTATAACCAAGTCAATGACATTCGTGTAGGTAAATTATTGTATTTTACAGTGGATGAAGCAACAGATGAAGCAGTGCATAACATTGTAAATACTTTAAGTGAAAAATTATTTGCGAACACAGTAATCGAAGAATACAACTACAAAGTAGTCGAAGATGATGAAAAGGAGAATGCATAA
- the purQ gene encoding phosphoribosylformylglycinamidine synthase subunit PurQ produces the protein MKFAVLVFPGSNCDRDMLNAALKTGAEAEYVDYRETSLEGFDGVLIPGGFSFGDYLRSGAMASVAPIISEVKRFAAEGKPVLGVCNGFQVLTEVGLLPGALLHNETHLFVSRNEALKVVNNRTPFTREYAENETVIYPVAHGEGNYYCTEEMYKSLEANNQIILKYTDNPNGSYDDIAGIVNEQGNVCGMMPHPERALESILGTEDGVKLFESMVNSWREQNA, from the coding sequence ATGAAATTCGCAGTATTAGTATTTCCTGGCTCTAACTGTGATAGAGATATGCTGAATGCAGCATTGAAAACAGGCGCAGAGGCAGAATATGTAGATTACCGCGAAACTTCATTAGAAGGCTTCGACGGTGTATTGATTCCTGGCGGTTTCTCATTCGGAGATTACTTGCGTTCAGGTGCAATGGCAAGTGTAGCGCCAATTATTTCGGAAGTAAAACGCTTTGCTGCAGAAGGTAAACCAGTATTAGGCGTTTGTAACGGTTTCCAAGTCTTAACAGAAGTAGGATTGCTTCCAGGTGCTTTGTTGCATAACGAGACACATTTATTTGTCAGTCGTAACGAAGCATTGAAAGTAGTGAATAACCGTACACCGTTTACACGTGAATATGCTGAGAATGAAACAGTTATTTATCCAGTGGCCCACGGTGAAGGCAACTACTACTGTACAGAAGAAATGTATAAATCACTAGAAGCGAATAACCAAATCATCTTAAAATACACTGACAACCCGAACGGTTCTTACGATGATATCGCAGGTATTGTAAACGAACAAGGCAATGTGTGTGGCATGATGCCACACCCTGAACGTGCATTGGAATCTATTTTAGGAACTGAAGACGGCGTAAAATTATTTGAGTCAATGGTAAATAGTTGGAGGGAACAAAATGCCTAA
- the purL gene encoding phosphoribosylformylglycinamidine synthase subunit PurL yields MPKFIEPSIEEIKAEKIYSDMGLTDAEYDKVVDILGREPNFTEIGIFSVMWSEHCSYKHSKPFLKQFPTTSEHVLMGPGEGAGVVDIGDDQAVVFKVESHNHPSAIEPYQGAATGVGGIIRDIVSIGARPINLLNSLRFGELNEIQNRTLTRGVVAGIGGYGNCIGIPTTAGEIEFDERYDGNPLVNAMCVGIIDHDMIQKGTAKGVGNSVIYVGLKTGRDGIHGATFASEELSEESESKRPSVQIGDPFVGKKLMEATLEAITFSELVGIQDMGAAGLTSSSSEMAAKGGSGMHMRLDQVPVREEGISPYEMMLSETQERMLLVVEKGTEQKFLDLFDKHELDSAVIGEVTDTDRFVLTYDDEVYADIPVEPLADEAPVYILEGEEKEYNTSKNDYSNVDVNEVFKKLLAHPTIASKRYLYEQYDQQVGANTIVKPGLQASVVRVEGTNKAIASTIDGEARYVYNQPYEGGKMVVAEAYRNLIAVGATPLAMTDCLNYGSPEKKEIYQQLIDSTKGMAEACEVLKTPVVSGNVSLYNETKGTSIFPTPVVGMVGLIEDIDYLNDFQPHAGDKLYVVGETRNDFGGSQLEKLLYGKVNHESEALDLSEEVAKGEAIKKAIRDGKASHVQTVGKGGLLITLARFSAYYGLGVNVKLDVTDAQLFSESQGRYIVAVKDGQTLDIPGAQEIGTVTNNKEFKVTNGQTTVEDNVSTLNEIWEGAIPQCMTSAD; encoded by the coding sequence ATGCCTAAGTTTATTGAACCGAGTATCGAAGAAATCAAAGCTGAGAAGATTTACAGCGACATGGGATTAACTGATGCAGAATATGATAAAGTGGTTGATATTTTAGGAAGAGAACCAAACTTTACTGAAATCGGAATTTTCTCTGTAATGTGGAGTGAACACTGTTCATATAAACATTCTAAACCTTTCTTGAAACAGTTCCCGACAACCAGCGAACACGTATTGATGGGACCTGGTGAAGGTGCCGGAGTCGTAGATATCGGCGATGACCAAGCAGTGGTATTCAAAGTCGAATCACATAACCACCCATCAGCAATTGAGCCTTACCAAGGTGCTGCAACGGGTGTTGGCGGTATTATCCGTGACATCGTATCTATCGGAGCGCGTCCAATCAATTTACTCAATAGTTTACGCTTCGGTGAATTAAACGAAATTCAAAACCGTACATTAACACGCGGCGTGGTTGCGGGTATCGGCGGTTACGGCAACTGTATCGGAATTCCGACAACAGCTGGAGAAATTGAATTTGACGAACGCTATGACGGTAATCCTTTAGTGAATGCAATGTGCGTGGGTATTATTGATCACGATATGATTCAAAAAGGTACTGCTAAAGGTGTCGGCAACTCTGTCATTTATGTTGGTTTGAAAACAGGCCGCGACGGTATCCATGGTGCGACTTTTGCATCTGAAGAATTAAGCGAAGAAAGTGAAAGCAAACGTCCTTCTGTACAAATTGGCGACCCATTTGTAGGTAAAAAGTTAATGGAAGCAACACTTGAAGCTATCACTTTCTCTGAATTAGTCGGTATCCAAGATATGGGTGCTGCTGGTTTAACATCTTCATCATCTGAAATGGCAGCTAAAGGCGGCAGTGGTATGCACATGCGTTTAGATCAAGTACCTGTTCGTGAAGAAGGTATTTCACCATATGAAATGATGCTATCTGAAACTCAAGAACGTATGTTATTAGTTGTTGAAAAAGGAACAGAACAAAAATTCTTAGACTTATTCGATAAACATGAACTAGACAGTGCAGTTATCGGGGAAGTAACAGATACAGATCGTTTCGTTCTTACTTATGACGACGAAGTATATGCTGATATTCCTGTAGAACCTTTAGCAGACGAAGCGCCTGTATATATTTTAGAAGGTGAAGAAAAAGAATATAATACTTCTAAAAATGATTACAGCAATGTCGATGTAAATGAGGTATTCAAGAAGTTGTTAGCTCATCCAACGATTGCTTCTAAACGTTATTTATACGAACAATATGATCAACAAGTTGGGGCAAATACAATTGTAAAACCAGGTTTGCAAGCTTCAGTAGTACGTGTCGAAGGTACTAATAAAGCCATTGCCTCTACAATTGACGGAGAAGCACGTTATGTATATAACCAACCGTATGAAGGCGGCAAAATGGTGGTAGCAGAAGCTTACCGTAACTTGATTGCAGTAGGGGCAACACCACTTGCTATGACTGACTGCTTGAACTATGGTTCTCCTGAGAAAAAAGAAATCTATCAACAATTGATTGATTCTACAAAAGGTATGGCAGAAGCGTGTGAAGTACTTAAAACACCAGTTGTATCTGGTAACGTTTCTTTATACAACGAAACAAAAGGAACTTCAATTTTCCCAACACCAGTAGTAGGAATGGTCGGCTTAATTGAAGATATTGATTACTTAAATGATTTCCAACCGCATGCTGGAGATAAATTATATGTTGTAGGTGAAACACGTAACGATTTCGGCGGCAGCCAACTTGAAAAATTATTGTATGGCAAAGTCAACCATGAATCAGAAGCCTTAGATTTATCTGAAGAAGTAGCAAAAGGAGAAGCAATTAAAAAAGCAATCAGAGACGGCAAAGCTTCTCATGTGCAAACTGTCGGTAAAGGCGGTTTATTGATTACACTTGCACGTTTCAGTGCTTACTACGGTTTAGGTGTAAATGTGAAATTAGATGTTACAGATGCACAATTATTCAGTGAATCTCAAGGGCGTTATATTGTAGCAGTGAAAGATGGACAAACTTTAGATATTCCGGGCGCTCAAGAAATCGGAACAGTAACTAATAACAAGGAATTTAAAGTAACAAATGGTCAAACAACAGTAGAAGACAACGTGTCGACGTTAAACGAAATTTGGGAAGGAGCAATTCCTCAATGTATGACATCCGCGGATTAA
- the purF gene encoding amidophosphoribosyltransferase, with protein sequence MYDIRGLNEECGVFGIWNHPHAATLTYMALHSLQHRGQEGAGIVCSNGESLFGARGMGLLTEAISDAQLESLQGYQNAIGHVRYATTGASEIANVQPFLFKHSKGDLGLAHNGNLTNAVQIRHALESEGSVFQTTSDSEVLAHLLIRGKSPNIKTNQKAALNQVKGAFSCVMLNTNQLAAVRDNNGVRPLMLGEVDGAYCVASETCAFQAIGATYIRDIEPGELITFSGENDIDYDYYSTDINHNMCSMEYVYFARPDSEFHKHSIYNVRKALGKKLASEMGIEADIVIGVPDSSLQAAKGFSEYTGIPNEQGLLKNRYIGRTFITPDQSVREKQVRMKHSPIRDVIEGKRVVVIDDSIVRGTTSKYIVKALKSAGAKEVHMGISSPPLIDPCYYGIDVSTHAELMAAQHTVEEMQEMIGADSLTYLSVEGMHEVFHEFDSKGECDACFTGNYPIEIVDHQLPEVKELKRRGV encoded by the coding sequence ATGTATGACATCCGCGGATTAAATGAAGAATGTGGAGTCTTTGGAATATGGAATCATCCTCATGCAGCCACACTGACATACATGGCGTTGCATAGCTTGCAGCACCGTGGTCAAGAAGGTGCCGGCATTGTGTGTTCAAACGGCGAATCGCTGTTTGGCGCACGCGGCATGGGTTTGTTAACTGAAGCAATTTCAGATGCACAATTAGAATCATTGCAAGGTTATCAAAATGCAATCGGACATGTGCGTTATGCGACAACAGGAGCAAGCGAGATTGCCAACGTACAACCATTTTTATTCAAACATTCAAAAGGTGATTTAGGCTTAGCCCACAATGGTAATTTGACAAATGCAGTTCAAATTCGCCATGCACTAGAATCTGAAGGCAGTGTGTTCCAAACAACGAGTGATTCAGAAGTACTCGCACATTTGTTGATCAGAGGGAAATCACCTAACATTAAAACCAATCAAAAAGCGGCATTAAATCAAGTTAAAGGTGCATTCAGCTGTGTCATGCTGAACACTAATCAATTAGCAGCAGTGAGAGATAATAACGGCGTGCGACCATTAATGCTAGGCGAAGTAGACGGTGCCTATTGTGTCGCAAGTGAAACATGTGCGTTTCAAGCCATTGGTGCGACTTATATTCGCGACATCGAACCAGGTGAATTAATTACTTTCAGCGGTGAAAATGATATCGATTATGATTATTACTCAACCGATATTAATCACAATATGTGTTCTATGGAATATGTGTACTTTGCACGTCCTGATTCAGAATTCCATAAACATTCTATTTATAACGTGCGCAAAGCCTTAGGTAAAAAGCTTGCGAGTGAGATGGGAATTGAAGCGGATATTGTTATCGGTGTGCCTGATTCATCTTTACAAGCAGCGAAAGGTTTTTCAGAGTATACAGGTATTCCGAATGAACAAGGTTTATTGAAGAATCGTTATATCGGACGTACCTTTATTACACCTGATCAAAGTGTGCGTGAAAAACAAGTACGAATGAAACATTCGCCAATCAGAGATGTCATTGAAGGCAAACGTGTAGTGGTCATTGATGACTCTATTGTACGTGGTACAACAAGTAAGTATATTGTGAAAGCATTGAAATCAGCAGGAGCGAAAGAAGTACATATGGGTATTTCTTCTCCACCTCTCATCGACCCTTGTTATTACGGTATTGATGTGTCAACACACGCTGAATTAATGGCTGCACAACATACTGTAGAAGAAATGCAGGAAATGATCGGAGCAGATTCATTAACGTATCTTTCAGTTGAAGGTATGCACGAAGTATTCCATGAATTTGATTCAAAAGGTGAATGTGATGCTTGCTTTACAGGAAATTATCCAATTGAAATTGTCGATCATCAATTACCAGAAGTAAAAGAACTTAAGAGAAGAGGAGTGTAA
- the purM gene encoding phosphoribosylformylglycinamidine cyclo-ligase produces the protein MAESYKNAGVDIHAGYEAVERMKSHVQRTMRKEVLGGLGGFGAAFDLSQLNMQKPVLVSGTDGVGTKLKLAIDHDKHDTIGIDAVAMCVNDILTTGAEPLYFLDYIATNKVVPEVIEQIVKGVSDGCEETNTALIGGETAEMGEMYHEGEYDLAGFAVGAVEKDDYIDGSSVQPGQVIIGLASSGIHSNGYSLVRHLIKTSGVDLNAEFANGRTYLDTFLEPTRLYVKPVLAVKEQVKLHAMTHITGGGFYENIPRALPEGVTAEIDVQSFPTPAVFDWLQKEGNIETQEMYNIFNMGIGFTLVVDEADAKKAMDILKEQNVAAYQIGKIVEAGDEPIVLTGVKA, from the coding sequence GTGGCAGAGTCATATAAAAATGCAGGTGTAGATATTCATGCAGGTTATGAAGCGGTTGAACGTATGAAAAGTCATGTGCAACGCACAATGCGTAAAGAAGTCTTAGGCGGTTTAGGAGGCTTCGGCGCAGCGTTCGATTTATCACAATTAAATATGCAGAAACCCGTTTTAGTTTCAGGTACAGATGGCGTCGGAACTAAATTAAAGCTTGCGATTGATCATGACAAACATGACACAATCGGTATCGATGCAGTTGCAATGTGTGTGAATGATATTTTAACAACAGGTGCTGAACCGCTTTATTTTTTAGATTATATCGCAACTAATAAGGTCGTACCTGAAGTCATTGAACAGATTGTTAAAGGTGTCAGTGATGGTTGTGAAGAAACGAATACAGCTCTCATCGGCGGCGAAACTGCTGAGATGGGTGAAATGTATCACGAAGGCGAATATGATTTAGCAGGCTTTGCAGTAGGGGCAGTGGAGAAAGATGACTACATTGACGGTTCATCAGTTCAACCAGGCCAAGTCATTATCGGACTCGCTTCAAGCGGCATCCACTCTAATGGTTACAGTTTAGTGCGTCATTTGATTAAAACATCAGGCGTGGACTTAAACGCTGAATTTGCTAACGGACGTACGTACTTAGATACATTCTTAGAACCGACACGTTTATATGTTAAACCTGTTCTAGCGGTAAAAGAGCAAGTGAAGTTGCATGCGATGACACATATCACAGGCGGCGGCTTCTATGAAAATATTCCTCGTGCATTGCCTGAGGGTGTCACTGCTGAAATCGATGTGCAATCTTTCCCGACTCCAGCTGTATTTGACTGGTTGCAAAAAGAAGGCAACATCGAAACTCAAGAAATGTACAATATCTTCAATATGGGAATCGGCTTTACCTTAGTGGTTGATGAAGCGGATGCTAAGAAAGCTATGGATATTTTAAAAGAACAAAATGTTGCAGCTTATCAAATCGGTAAAATTGTTGAAGCAGGCGACGAGCCGATTGTATTAACGGGGGTTAAAGCGTGA
- the purN gene encoding phosphoribosylglycinamide formyltransferase: MTKVAVFASGSGSNFENIAQRVQDGRLDNIEITALYVDHADAYAIERAEKLDIPVHVTLPKNFDSKKEYEQQLLQYLKEEKVEWIILAGYMRLIGSDLLDAYEGRILNIHPALLPKYKGIDAIGQAYNSDDKVTGTTVHFVDSGMDTGEIIEQSQCDIYPDDTKEQLEDRIKNLEYELYPKVIANIIR, from the coding sequence GTGACTAAAGTAGCAGTTTTTGCCTCAGGTTCTGGAAGCAATTTTGAAAATATCGCACAGCGTGTCCAAGATGGACGATTAGACAATATCGAAATTACAGCATTATATGTGGATCATGCAGATGCTTATGCGATTGAACGTGCTGAGAAACTAGATATTCCTGTTCATGTAACACTACCTAAAAACTTTGATTCTAAAAAAGAATATGAGCAGCAATTGTTGCAATATTTAAAAGAAGAAAAAGTAGAATGGATTATCTTAGCAGGTTATATGCGTTTAATCGGTTCAGATTTATTAGATGCATATGAAGGTCGCATTTTAAATATCCATCCTGCTTTATTGCCGAAATATAAAGGTATTGACGCGATTGGTCAAGCTTATAACAGTGACGATAAAGTCACAGGAACGACAGTACATTTTGTCGACAGCGGTATGGATACAGGTGAAATTATCGAGCAAAGCCAATGTGACATCTATCCAGATGATACTAAAGAACAACTTGAAGACCGCATTAAGAATTTAGAATATGAATTATATCCTAAAGTCATTGCGAACATTATTCGATAA
- the purH gene encoding bifunctional phosphoribosylaminoimidazolecarboxamide formyltransferase/IMP cyclohydrolase: protein MKKVILSVSDKSGIVDFAKALVSLDYELYSTGGTKRALDEAGVPVKSVSDLTQFDEIMDGRVKTLHPAVHGGILADRDKPEHLQQLKDKDIDLIDMVVVNLYPFKETVANPDVTEMDAIENIDIGGPTMLRAAAKNFKHVTTVVDPADYDAVIEHIQNNTLDEVFRKSLMIKVFEHTNDYDNAIVNFFKENKEPLRYGENPQQDAYFVRTSDAPNTIAGAKQLHGKQLSFNNIKDADATLALAKKFEEPAAVAVKHMNPCGVGVGSSIEEAFQNAYDADSQSIFGGIVAVNRPVSKELAEKLHSIFLEVVIAPSFTEEALEVLTKKKNIRLLEVEMTVDHDEKEYVSVSGGYLVQDKDTKTISREDMKVVTKAEPTEEQWKAMELGWKVVPSVKSNAIILSNDHQTVGIGAGQMNRVGSAEIAIERAIEINDNVALVSDGFFPMDDTVELAAKSGIKAIIQPGGSIKDQDSIDMADKHGIAMVMTGVRHFKH from the coding sequence ATGAAAAAAGTAATTTTAAGTGTTTCAGATAAAAGCGGAATTGTAGACTTTGCTAAAGCCTTAGTAAGCTTAGACTACGAATTATATTCAACAGGCGGTACAAAACGTGCGCTAGACGAAGCAGGGGTGCCAGTCAAATCAGTATCAGATTTAACACAGTTTGATGAAATCATGGATGGTCGTGTAAAAACATTACATCCAGCAGTGCATGGAGGTATTCTGGCTGACAGAGATAAACCTGAACATTTGCAACAATTAAAAGATAAAGATATCGACTTAATCGATATGGTCGTTGTAAACTTATATCCATTCAAAGAAACAGTAGCTAATCCAGATGTAACTGAAATGGACGCGATTGAAAATATCGATATCGGCGGACCAACAATGTTGCGTGCAGCTGCGAAAAACTTTAAACATGTGACGACTGTAGTAGATCCTGCTGATTATGATGCAGTAATCGAACACATCCAAAATAATACTTTAGATGAAGTATTCCGCAAATCATTAATGATTAAAGTATTTGAACATACCAATGATTACGACAATGCAATTGTGAACTTCTTTAAAGAAAATAAAGAACCTTTACGTTATGGTGAAAATCCGCAACAAGATGCATACTTTGTACGTACATCTGATGCGCCGAATACCATTGCAGGTGCGAAACAATTGCACGGTAAACAATTAAGCTTCAACAACATTAAAGATGCAGATGCTACGCTAGCATTAGCTAAGAAATTTGAAGAACCTGCTGCTGTAGCAGTGAAACACATGAATCCTTGCGGTGTAGGTGTAGGATCTTCAATCGAAGAAGCTTTCCAAAATGCCTACGATGCAGATAGTCAATCTATTTTCGGTGGAATTGTAGCAGTTAACCGTCCCGTTTCCAAAGAACTTGCTGAAAAATTACATTCAATCTTCTTAGAAGTAGTCATCGCACCTTCATTTACCGAAGAAGCTTTAGAAGTATTAACGAAAAAGAAAAATATTCGCTTGCTTGAAGTTGAAATGACAGTGGATCACGATGAAAAAGAATACGTTTCTGTATCAGGCGGCTATTTAGTTCAAGACAAAGATACCAAAACAATTTCTCGTGAGGACATGAAAGTCGTTACTAAAGCGGAACCGACTGAAGAACAATGGAAAGCGATGGAATTAGGCTGGAAAGTCGTTCCTTCCGTAAAAAGTAATGCCATCATTTTAAGTAACGATCACCAGACAGTCGGTATCGGTGCAGGCCAAATGAATCGTGTCGGCTCAGCTGAAATTGCGATTGAACGTGCGATTGAAATTAACGACAATGTAGCGCTTGTATCAGACGGCTTCTTCCCTATGGACGACACAGTAGAATTAGCAGCTAAATCAGGCATCAAAGCGATTATTCAACCAGGCGGATCTATTAAAGACCAAGACTCTATCGATATGGCAGACAAACACGGCATTGCAATGGTAATGACAGGTGTACGCCACTTCAAACATTAA
- the purD gene encoding phosphoribosylamine--glycine ligase produces MKVLVIGGGGREHVLAHKLNQSELVDQVYAIPGNAAMETVAEVHSEIAETAHAEIVEFAKDHDVEWTVVGPEQPLTEGLADQLREAGVKVFGPGAAAAQIEGSKSFAKRIMEKYHIPTAEYVEVDSKSEALKYVEDCKIPVVLKKDGLAAGKGVIIAMTRDEAKEAVETLYPEEEGKVVFEEFLEGEEYSVMTFVNGDYAVPFDTIAQDHKRAFDGDKGPNTGGMGAYCPVPHISADVIKRTNDEIAQPIAKAMQEEGYPFFGVLYIGAILTEEGPKVIEFNARFGDPEAQVLLTRLESDLMQHILDLEARKPIEYQWKDEAVVGVMLASKGYPGSYEKGVKVSGFDLDGQTFVSGLKKEGDDYVTSGGRVILVIGEGKTVSEAKANAYQKADAIDSEGLFYRRDISDKAIKHEA; encoded by the coding sequence ATGAAAGTATTAGTAATCGGCGGTGGGGGCAGAGAACATGTCCTTGCCCATAAATTAAATCAATCTGAACTTGTAGACCAAGTGTACGCAATTCCAGGTAATGCAGCGATGGAAACAGTTGCTGAAGTGCATAGTGAAATTGCTGAAACAGCACATGCTGAAATTGTAGAATTCGCCAAAGACCATGATGTGGAATGGACAGTCGTCGGTCCAGAGCAACCTTTAACAGAAGGCTTGGCAGATCAATTGCGTGAAGCAGGAGTGAAAGTGTTCGGACCAGGCGCAGCAGCCGCACAAATTGAAGGCTCTAAATCATTTGCGAAACGTATCATGGAGAAATACCATATCCCAACTGCAGAATACGTAGAGGTAGATTCTAAATCTGAAGCCTTGAAATATGTTGAAGACTGCAAGATTCCTGTAGTCTTGAAGAAAGATGGTCTAGCTGCCGGCAAAGGCGTAATCATTGCAATGACACGCGATGAAGCTAAAGAGGCTGTAGAAACGCTTTATCCAGAAGAAGAGGGAAAAGTAGTCTTTGAAGAGTTCTTAGAAGGTGAAGAGTACTCTGTCATGACCTTCGTCAACGGAGATTATGCTGTACCATTTGATACCATTGCACAAGACCATAAGCGTGCATTTGATGGCGATAAAGGACCGAATACAGGAGGTATGGGGGCTTATTGTCCTGTACCACATATTTCTGCAGATGTTATAAAACGTACGAATGACGAAATTGCGCAACCGATTGCGAAAGCCATGCAAGAAGAAGGCTATCCATTCTTTGGTGTGTTGTACATTGGAGCAATTCTAACTGAAGAAGGCCCTAAAGTGATTGAGTTTAATGCACGCTTCGGGGATCCAGAAGCTCAAGTATTATTAACACGCTTAGAGAGTGACTTGATGCAGCACATCTTAGATTTAGAAGCACGCAAACCTATTGAGTATCAATGGAAAGATGAAGCGGTTGTAGGCGTTATGCTTGCATCTAAAGGCTATCCTGGATCTTATGAAAAAGGTGTTAAAGTCAGTGGCTTTGATTTAGATGGTCAAACGTTTGTCAGCGGCTTGAAAAAAGAAGGCGATGACTACGTTACTTCAGGCGGTCGCGTAATCTTAGTTATCGGCGAAGGCAAAACAGTAAGTGAAGCTAAAGCAAATGCTTATCAAAAAGCCGATGCTATCGATAGCGAAGGTTTATTCTATCGTCGTGATATTAGCGATAAAGCAATCAAACATGAAGCGTAA
- a CDS encoding energy-coupling factor transporter transmembrane component T family protein, with amino-acid sequence MYEAWKRYFTFVDNVNIITKLGLGVFLFFFVIFVHNFDVMIYLTSLMLIFLLVFGGMKFKVTALFVLYTVIFSIVSALFMIFYGDGTHTLFKLGIINVTTESLVRGLHLSMRTDTVTFFGIVMAFTSQIVMIFYSLMQHLKVKPKVAYAFMAAIRMVPLIISSFVQLRKSLKMRYQMVDKANYRGFARMKHLIIPLLSQNIRKAHQLSVAMEKKGFKDGPRTYYYYAPFSYRDLLFILLFAAILIIAVLLAHYLPITGITDVRG; translated from the coding sequence ATGTATGAGGCATGGAAACGCTATTTCACCTTTGTAGATAATGTAAATATTATTACTAAGTTAGGATTAGGTGTATTCTTATTCTTCTTTGTCATCTTTGTGCATAACTTTGATGTTATGATTTATCTGACTTCACTCATGCTGATTTTCTTGTTGGTCTTCGGCGGTATGAAATTTAAAGTGACAGCACTATTTGTACTTTATACTGTAATATTCAGTATTGTATCTGCCCTTTTCATGATTTTCTATGGGGATGGTACACATACATTATTCAAACTAGGCATCATCAATGTCACAACTGAAAGTTTAGTGCGCGGGCTTCATTTATCCATGCGTACAGATACAGTGACATTCTTTGGTATTGTAATGGCTTTCACTTCACAGATTGTGATGATCTTCTACAGCTTGATGCAGCATTTAAAAGTCAAACCGAAAGTAGCTTATGCCTTTATGGCAGCTATCCGTATGGTTCCGTTAATTATTTCTTCATTTGTGCAATTGCGTAAATCATTGAAGATGCGCTACCAGATGGTGGATAAAGCCAACTATCGTGGTTTTGCTCGTATGAAGCATTTAATTATTCCGTTGCTCAGCCAAAACATTCGCAAAGCGCATCAGCTTTCAGTGGCTATGGAGAAAAAAGGATTCAAAGATGGTCCAAGAACATATTATTATTACGCACCATTCAGTTACCGTGACCTCCTCTTTATCCTGTTGTTTGCGGCAATCTTAATTATTGCTGTATTATTAGCACATTATTTACCAATTACAGGAATCACAGACGTCCGTGGTTGA